The proteins below are encoded in one region of Oncorhynchus clarkii lewisi isolate Uvic-CL-2024 chromosome 33, UVic_Ocla_1.0, whole genome shotgun sequence:
- the LOC139393194 gene encoding NADH-cytochrome b5 reductase 3-like yields MLSYIIGLIRSSIDNIINLILSLFLSKKKPAITLEDPNIKYALKLIDKEIISHDTRKFRFALRENDHVLGLPIGQHIYLSAKPDGVLVVRPYTPVSSDDDVGFVDLVVKIYYKNVHPKFPEGGKMSQYLESLRIGDTIDFRGPSGLLVYQGNGAFAIKAEKKAEPVIKTSKKVGMIAGGTGITPMLQIITAIMKDPQDQTVCHLLFANQTEKDILLRPELEEIAANHPTRFKLWFTLDRAPEKWEYSQGFISEDMVRDHLPPPGDDTLILLCGPPPMIQFACNPNLDKVGHASSRRFTF; encoded by the exons ATGCTCTCTTACATCATTGGG CTCATTCGGAGCAGTATCGACAACATCATCAACCTCATCCTGAGCCTCTTCCTCTCAAAGAAGAAACCTGCCATCACCCTAGAGGACCCCAACATCAAATATGCATTAAAGCTGATAGATAAAGAG ATCATCAGTCATGACACAAGGAAATTCCGTTTTGCCCTGCGGGAGAATGATCATGTCCTTGGGCTACCCATTG GGCAACACATATACCTGTCTGCCAAGCCAGATGGAGTCCTGGTGGTCAGACCGTACACACCTGTGTCTAGTGACGACGACGTAGGCTTTGTAGACCTGGTAGTCAAG ATTTACTACAAGAACGTTCATCCAAAGTTTCCTGAAGGTGGGAAGATGAGTCAGTACTTGGAGAGCCTCCGGATTGGCGACACAATTGATTTCAGAGGGCCCAGCGGCCTGCTGGTCTACCAAGGAAACG GGGCTTTTGCCATCAAGGCAGAAAAAAAAGCGGAGCCTGTGATCAAAACCTCCAAGAAAGTGGGCATGATcgcaggagggactg GAATCACTCCCATGCTGCAGATCATCACAGCTATAATGAAGGATCCCCAGGACCAGACTGTGTGTCACCTGCTCTTCGCCAACCAG ACTGAGAAGGACATCTTGCTTCGACCGGAGTTGGAGGAGATCGCAGCTAATCATCCAACCCGATTCAAGCTATGGTTCACCCTGGACAGGGCTCCTGAGA AGTGGGAGTACAGCCAAGGCTTCATCAGTGAAGACATGGTGAGGGACCACCTTCCACCCCCTGGAGACGACACTCTCATCCTCCTGTGCGGACCGCCTCCCATGATCCAGTTTGCCTGTAACCCCAACCTGGACAAAGTGGGCCATGCCAGCAGCCGGAGGTTCACCTTTTAG